The Carassius auratus strain Wakin chromosome 27, ASM336829v1, whole genome shotgun sequence genome includes a region encoding these proteins:
- the LOC113045877 gene encoding TGF-beta receptor type-1-like translates to MISTTMDVGTLLSRSILLALLILTVTQEARGLLCYCERCVNRTCNTTGLCFAVIAKSAGQFVAQESQCIQLDDLYPRDRPFQCAPSNNGKHPFCCDTHMCNKNPKVNPELPDAEIDTLSPIALAAVIAIPICVLSFMLVLLFYMCHNRFTIHHRVPSEEDPTKDHPFLADGTTLKDLIYDMTTSGSGSGLPLLVQRTIARTIILQESIGKGRFGEVWRGRWRGEEVAVKIFSSREERSWFREAEIYQTVMLRHENILGFIAADNKDNGTWTQLWLVSDYHEHGSLFDYLNRYTVTVEGMIKLSLSTASGLVHLHMEIVGTQGKPAIAHRDLKSKNILVKKNGTCCIADLGMAVRHDSATDTIDIAPNHRVGTKRYMAPEVLDDTINMKHFESFKRADIYALGLVFWEIARRCSIGGIHEDYQLPYYDLVPSDPSIEDMKQVVCDQKLRANIPNRWQSCEALRVMAKIMRECWYANGGARLTALRVKKSLSQLSQQEGIKI, encoded by the exons ATGATCTCTACCACGATGGACGTGGGAACATTACTTAGTCGCTCGATATTGCTGGCTTTACTCATACTTACGGTGACCCAGGAGGCGCGAG GATTGCTGTGCTATTGTGAGCGATGTGTAAATCGGACATGCAACACAACTGGCCTGTGTTTTGCTGTCATTGCAAAGTCTGCCGGACAATTTGTGGCCCAGGAGAGTCAGTGCATTCAGCTGGATGATCTATACCCACGGGACAGGCCTTTCCAATGCGCCCCCTCCAACAACGGCAAACATCCGTTTTGCTGTGACACACACATGTGCAACAAGAACCCAAAGGTCAACCCAG AGTTGCCTGATGCTGAAATTGACACTCTGAGTCCCATAGCCTTGGCCGCGGTTATTGCCATCCCCATCTGCGTGCTGAGCTTCATGCTGGTGCTTCTCTTCTACATGTGCCATAATCGCTTCACCATCCACCATCGTGTGCCAAGTGAGGAAGACCCCACTAAGGACCACCCGTTCCTCGCTGACGGCACCACACTGAAGGACCTCATCTATGACATGACCACTTCTGGATCAGGCTCAG GTTTGCCACTGCTAGTGCAGAGGACCATTGCCAGGACCATCATCCTCCAGGAGAGCATAGGGAAGGGCCGTTTTGGAGAGGTGTGGAGGGGCCGTTGGCGTGGAGAGGAGGTGGCAGTGAAGATCTTCTCCTCCAGAGAGGAGCGCTCTTGGTTCCGTGAGGCGGAAATCTACCAGACTGTCATGCTTCGTCATGAGAACATCCTGGGCTTCATTGCTGCAGACAACAAAG ATAACGGCACGTGGACTCAGCTCTGGCTGGTTTCTGATTACCATGAGCACGGCTCGCTCTTTGACTACCTGAACAGGTACACGGTCACAGTAGAGGGCATGATCAAGCTGTCTCTCTCCACCGCCAGTGGTCTGGTTCATCTACATATGGAGATTGTAGGCACTCAGG GTAAGCCTGCAATTGCCCATCGTGATCTGAAATCCAAAAACATCTTAGTGAAGAAGAATGGTACCTGCTGCATTGCTGACCTTGGAATGGCTGTGCGCCACGACTCAGCCACAGACACAATTGATATTGCACCCAACCATAGAGTGGGCACTAAAAG GTATATGGCCCCTGAGGTGCTGGATGACACTATTAACATGAAGCACTTCGAGTCTTTTAAAAGGGCAGACATCTATGCCTTGGGTCTGGTGTTTTGGGAAATTGCTCGCAGGTGTTCAATTGGAG GCATCCATGAGGACTACCAGCTGCCCTACTATGACCTTGTACCATCTGATCCATCAATAGAGGACATGAAGCAGGTAGTGTGTGACCAAAAGCTTCGTGCCAACATCCCTAACAGGTGGCAGAGCTGCGAG